One genomic segment of Belonocnema kinseyi isolate 2016_QV_RU_SX_M_011 chromosome 2, B_treatae_v1, whole genome shotgun sequence includes these proteins:
- the LOC117167657 gene encoding general odorant-binding protein 19d-like produces the protein MKFVLFIAGVVLLQVTGSQCHHPPPPEFLECAKEAGISEDMLKDGPVAHKGQPEFKCLTACMMKKKGELEAGNTINLDKLKANRPPKYADKFAEMDNADQECADTAKGNTDECDFANAFKECLHTKFPIGPKGGQ, from the exons ATGAAGTTCGTATTATTTATCGCTGGAGTTGTACTCCTTCAAGTG ACTGGCAGTCAATGTCATCACCCACCTCCTCCAGAGTTTCTTGAATGTGCCAAAGAAGCAGGAATATCGGAAG ACATGCTAAAAGATGGCCCTGTTGCCCATAAAGGACAACCAGAATTCAAGTGCCTTACCGCATGTATGATGAAGAAGAAGGGTGAG TTGGAAGCAGGTAATACGATCAATCTGGATAAATTAAAAGCAAATCGGCCACCCAAATACGCAGATAAATTCGCCGAAATGGATAATGCCGATCAAGAATGTGCGGATACAG cCAAGGGGAATACAGATGAGTGCGACTTTGCTAACGCATTTAAGGAATGTCTGCATACTAAGTTTCCGATTGGACCGAAAGGAGGCCAATAA